A genome region from Maridesulfovibrio salexigens DSM 2638 includes the following:
- a CDS encoding tetratricopeptide repeat protein: protein MNIKLWRVLLFVLIIIGTTVLIYPFPRDMVPLYLRSGEISKAADLLSELLEEDPHDLRLLDLSVDVFLERGMPDKAIASLEEILKQKPNRVPALRRLVQVFEWNVMPREALHTWIKISNIEPDKMEPLEKMVMYYRYFNMVPQEVDSIIKLNTLQGKRPFVGDFMRVLNDEIELLGAEHAKTPDDPYLDFLLQRIFIVGEQFKAEVELSAESGEKVDYLQYVLYVLEYFIAVDRIEDGYEYAARMDKQAGLDVESRVQLVKVLGWAEDYDRALDVAQRLLKISPDNIALLTETAWISRVADRPDLAQIVLEKLVQIEPDNTVHQQALGDVYMQTGNYRKAVNLFRRLAERVGSWLTYAHDMLRAALFSEDRVLMAEVVEETKDVDTSEPDYLRTRGELLLTLERPREAYDILRKVVDSPDATLVDYQNLIDAAATTADNKLLADAVELALKVYPNDINIMRTAGTAYRNVNKPYKAYLIYRKLLKREQEQQDILDMLLAASETQDLMLAKQAAGYAEKIAPKDVKVIAQAGEIMLWLNSPKDGYPYYKKAAIMTGGNREYVMNLIQIASYTGDKSIFRDAADTAIRLRPDDEQVALLAAAVWAAAGDSKKAQLLISQFAGQSAKNLDILYQWAEFADQAGLSEEAYRIYDELYSRDYKRKEIRGKLARLAEWTARPAVAAKFYAEISDESPGDFDLAKRAGKALADSGDYLKAADYYERAVSIKPRDYEVKLELARVYGFAEKFADQIRIFRELQAAGKLPETERIELARAYLDEREPEAALRILEPYARLKKIPRFEGFLLASALQMAGRGAEASDVYKRLKKEYNNDEVFLARLGAEALFNNFQTDAYELFQAALKLNAENHTALKGLGIIYGEREQYKRAVSKLRKYLRLVPNDAEGRYQLGEIYRLMGRENDAVREFKRAARIISREGRTDISGRDLNIINR from the coding sequence TTGAACATAAAACTCTGGCGGGTACTGCTTTTCGTACTCATCATAATCGGGACGACCGTGCTGATATATCCCTTTCCCAGGGATATGGTCCCGTTGTACCTGCGGAGTGGTGAAATTTCCAAGGCGGCGGATTTGCTCAGTGAGCTTCTAGAAGAAGATCCTCACGACTTGAGACTGCTTGATCTTAGTGTGGATGTATTTCTTGAACGAGGAATGCCGGATAAGGCTATTGCCAGTCTGGAGGAGATTTTAAAACAGAAACCGAATCGTGTTCCTGCGTTGCGTAGGCTGGTGCAGGTTTTTGAATGGAATGTCATGCCCCGTGAGGCACTCCATACATGGATAAAGATTTCAAATATTGAGCCTGATAAAATGGAACCTCTGGAAAAGATGGTGATGTATTATCGCTATTTCAATATGGTCCCGCAGGAAGTGGATTCAATAATCAAGCTTAATACATTGCAGGGTAAAAGGCCGTTTGTCGGGGATTTTATGCGGGTTCTCAATGATGAGATTGAGTTGCTCGGCGCAGAGCACGCCAAGACTCCAGATGATCCCTATCTTGATTTTTTGCTTCAACGAATTTTTATTGTCGGTGAACAGTTTAAGGCTGAAGTCGAACTCAGTGCCGAATCCGGCGAGAAGGTCGATTATTTGCAATACGTGCTTTACGTGCTGGAATATTTTATTGCCGTTGACCGTATTGAAGATGGCTATGAATATGCTGCTCGGATGGATAAACAGGCCGGACTTGATGTTGAAAGCAGAGTGCAGTTGGTTAAGGTTCTGGGCTGGGCAGAAGATTATGACAGGGCATTGGATGTAGCGCAAAGACTGCTTAAGATCAGTCCGGATAATATAGCATTGCTAACCGAAACAGCATGGATATCCCGCGTTGCCGACAGACCAGATCTGGCGCAGATTGTTCTGGAGAAACTGGTTCAGATCGAGCCGGATAACACTGTTCACCAACAAGCTCTTGGTGATGTTTACATGCAGACCGGTAATTACCGCAAAGCTGTAAATCTCTTTCGCAGGTTGGCTGAGCGGGTCGGTAGTTGGCTTACGTATGCCCATGACATGTTGCGGGCGGCCTTGTTCAGTGAAGATCGGGTACTCATGGCCGAGGTTGTTGAAGAGACCAAGGATGTTGATACTTCAGAGCCGGACTATTTGCGGACCCGTGGGGAATTGCTGCTGACTCTGGAACGACCACGTGAGGCATATGATATTTTGCGCAAGGTGGTGGATAGTCCCGATGCAACTCTTGTTGATTACCAGAACCTTATTGATGCGGCTGCAACCACCGCAGATAATAAGTTGCTGGCCGATGCTGTGGAATTAGCTCTTAAAGTTTATCCGAATGATATAAATATCATGCGTACTGCCGGCACTGCGTATAGAAATGTTAATAAGCCCTACAAGGCTTACCTCATCTACCGCAAACTTTTGAAAAGGGAACAGGAGCAACAGGATATTCTTGATATGCTTCTGGCTGCATCTGAAACTCAGGATTTGATGCTGGCGAAGCAGGCTGCCGGGTATGCTGAAAAGATTGCGCCCAAGGATGTAAAGGTAATCGCGCAGGCCGGTGAAATTATGCTTTGGTTGAATTCTCCCAAAGACGGTTATCCTTATTACAAAAAGGCGGCCATCATGACCGGAGGCAATCGTGAGTATGTCATGAATCTTATCCAGATTGCATCCTATACCGGCGATAAGTCTATTTTTCGTGATGCAGCTGATACCGCCATACGCCTGCGTCCGGATGATGAGCAGGTTGCATTGCTGGCTGCTGCGGTATGGGCCGCTGCCGGTGACAGTAAAAAAGCGCAATTGCTTATTTCACAATTTGCAGGGCAGAGTGCGAAGAACCTCGACATTTTGTACCAATGGGCGGAATTTGCTGATCAGGCCGGACTGAGTGAAGAGGCTTATCGGATTTATGATGAGTTGTATTCGCGAGATTACAAGCGTAAGGAAATCAGGGGAAAACTTGCCAGACTGGCAGAGTGGACCGCCCGTCCTGCTGTTGCAGCCAAGTTTTATGCTGAAATTTCTGATGAATCTCCGGGTGATTTTGATTTAGCCAAACGTGCAGGAAAGGCTTTGGCTGATTCCGGAGATTATCTTAAGGCAGCTGATTACTATGAGCGGGCCGTAAGTATTAAGCCACGCGACTATGAGGTGAAACTTGAGCTCGCAAGGGTGTATGGTTTTGCAGAAAAATTTGCGGACCAGATAAGGATTTTCAGGGAATTACAAGCGGCCGGAAAACTTCCTGAAACCGAGCGCATAGAGCTGGCCCGGGCCTACCTTGATGAGCGTGAACCGGAAGCAGCTTTGCGGATTCTGGAGCCTTATGCCCGTCTCAAAAAAATACCTCGCTTTGAAGGATTTTTGTTGGCTTCGGCATTGCAGATGGCCGGGCGCGGTGCTGAGGCCTCCGATGTTTATAAAAGGTTGAAAAAAGAGTACAATAATGACGAAGTCTTCTTGGCCCGTTTGGGTGCGGAAGCCTTGTTTAATAATTTCCAGACTGATGCGTATGAACTTTTTCAGGCAGCTTTAAAGCTCAATGCGGAAAATCATACCGCCCTTAAAGGACTGGGAATTATTTATGGCGAGCGGGAGCAGTACAAAAGGGCTGTTTCCAAATTGCGGAAATACTTAAGACTGGTTCCCAATGATGCCGAAGGACGCTATCAATTGGGTGAAATATATCGGCTTATGGGCAGGGAGAATGATGCTGTTCGCGAGTTTAAGCGAGCTGCACGCATAATCAGCCGAGAAGGACGTACGGATATTTCTGGTAGGGATTTAAATATAATCAATAGGTAG
- a CDS encoding polysaccharide deacetylase family protein has product MSLVNRLIIAFLIVILTLSCAYAEPVKRKVLVLYNGAEDRTAVGNSFIEGFAAPLNYLGFLYEVRDVAQRPLPSDKVMEEYRAVFTSFSEDSMDNPNEYLNWLIWQQKKGKKVIIAGTLGAFSDFDDVLAEPLLIKKVFSNLGFSYQGNATNADYRLKYDYIDPQNMNFERKLPLFPEKYIQIVPKAEDVTSWVNVELKGKSSTTAAAVGLGPRGGFALNGYMRWQDPVDFKKQWYLNPFEFLRVNLDLKGMPALTPTTLNGKRVAFAHIDGDGFVGYTEVDQNKVCGEIVMERIFERYDFPNSASVIAGEINPDVKGSLDNVELAKTLFEMENVETSSHSYTHPYAWNAKTRESKEYAEDFVVGQYEVSGYEFDAHYEIVGSCDYISENLAPVEKPCRVLFWSGMCEPTEEQVGIAENAGILNMNGGDTVFDARRNSYFGVSPLYRALGKYNQIYTGQANENILTNLWSGPYFGFRNIVDTMKRTGSPRRIMPIDIYYHFYSGEKFSSLKALEDVYEWVLTQDTARVYASAYIKMVNGCLAARVEKISSERFVFSNYADCLSVRLDGMDKVPNLKECKNVLGYDIQPEGVFVHLRPGTQRAEIVLTSDNKVNDRFPYLKNGSGWVSDFERTAKGVRFDFECFSKGKFEVAGLIPNRKYKFLRKDGSPQELITDGEGVLSVQDVVSGPMEIDLI; this is encoded by the coding sequence ATGAGTCTGGTGAATAGACTTATTATCGCATTTCTGATTGTCATCCTTACTTTGTCCTGCGCATATGCCGAGCCGGTCAAGCGCAAGGTCTTAGTGCTCTATAATGGAGCTGAAGACCGCACTGCAGTGGGAAACAGTTTTATTGAAGGCTTTGCCGCACCTCTTAATTACTTAGGTTTCTTGTACGAGGTACGTGATGTCGCACAGCGTCCTTTGCCTTCTGATAAAGTCATGGAGGAGTATCGGGCGGTTTTCACTTCCTTTTCTGAAGACTCAATGGATAATCCTAATGAGTACCTTAATTGGCTCATTTGGCAGCAGAAGAAGGGTAAGAAAGTAATAATCGCCGGAACTCTGGGCGCTTTTAGTGATTTTGATGACGTTTTGGCTGAACCATTGCTTATCAAAAAGGTCTTTTCCAATCTCGGATTTTCATATCAGGGCAATGCAACTAATGCTGATTACCGTTTGAAGTATGATTACATTGATCCGCAGAATATGAATTTTGAGCGTAAGCTTCCGTTGTTCCCGGAAAAGTACATTCAGATTGTCCCCAAAGCGGAGGATGTCACTTCCTGGGTAAATGTAGAATTGAAAGGAAAATCAAGTACAACTGCAGCAGCTGTAGGCTTGGGTCCGCGTGGCGGTTTTGCTCTAAACGGCTATATGCGCTGGCAGGACCCTGTTGATTTTAAGAAACAGTGGTATTTGAATCCTTTTGAATTCTTAAGGGTTAATTTGGATTTGAAGGGAATGCCGGCACTGACCCCAACCACATTGAATGGTAAGCGTGTTGCTTTTGCTCATATAGATGGGGACGGTTTTGTCGGCTACACCGAGGTTGATCAGAATAAGGTATGCGGGGAAATTGTCATGGAGCGCATTTTTGAGCGCTATGACTTTCCCAATTCTGCTTCAGTAATTGCCGGGGAGATTAATCCTGATGTTAAGGGGAGCTTGGATAATGTGGAGCTGGCAAAGACCCTTTTCGAGATGGAGAACGTAGAGACTTCCTCTCATTCCTATACTCATCCTTATGCTTGGAATGCGAAGACACGGGAATCCAAGGAATATGCCGAGGATTTTGTTGTCGGGCAATATGAGGTTTCTGGATATGAATTTGATGCCCATTATGAGATTGTGGGGTCTTGCGATTATATTTCAGAAAATCTTGCCCCGGTGGAGAAGCCCTGCCGGGTGCTGTTCTGGTCCGGCATGTGTGAGCCAACTGAAGAACAGGTTGGTATTGCAGAGAATGCCGGGATTTTGAACATGAATGGCGGGGACACTGTTTTTGATGCCCGTCGTAATTCGTATTTCGGGGTTTCGCCTCTCTATCGTGCTCTTGGTAAGTACAATCAGATTTATACCGGACAGGCTAATGAAAATATCCTGACCAATCTTTGGTCCGGGCCGTATTTCGGGTTCCGCAACATAGTGGATACCATGAAGCGGACCGGTTCCCCTCGCCGGATTATGCCCATTGATATTTATTACCATTTTTATAGTGGTGAGAAATTTTCTTCACTCAAGGCTCTTGAAGATGTTTATGAATGGGTCCTTACTCAGGACACTGCACGAGTTTATGCCTCCGCCTACATTAAAATGGTCAACGGTTGTCTTGCTGCAAGGGTGGAGAAAATTTCATCGGAAAGGTTTGTCTTCAGCAATTATGCCGACTGCCTTTCCGTACGACTGGACGGTATGGACAAGGTCCCGAATCTGAAAGAATGCAAAAATGTACTCGGATATGACATTCAACCGGAAGGTGTTTTTGTTCATCTACGCCCCGGTACTCAGCGTGCTGAGATAGTTTTGACCTCAGATAATAAAGTTAACGATAGATTCCCGTATCTTAAAAACGGTTCCGGCTGGGTAAGTGATTTCGAGCGCACAGCGAAAGGTGTCCGCTTTGATTTTGAGTGTTTCAGTAAAGGAAAATTTGAGGTGGCAGGTCTGATTCCGAACAGGAAATACAAGTTCCTCCGTAAGGATGGATCACCGCAGGAACTTATTACTGATGGAGAGGGCGTTTTGTCAGTCCAAGATGTTGTTTCCGGGCCAATGGAGATTGATCTGATTTGA
- a CDS encoding endo alpha-1,4 polygalactosaminidase has translation MITFSLFGRTFAFGKSNDVESWACYYGSEDRTDELSGFDLLVADPGGQDPTPLRAKGVKVLTYISLGEVAAKGPYYEEAKHLNLLVRYNENWDSWVVDVRRPEWSELLFARIIPDALSSGYDGLFFDTLDSPIDMQRRDPDTYKGTERSCVALVRAIREKFPKMLLCQNRGFEIVRRTAPYINYLLIEGLSSSMDLETSTRKDVSEADRSFLVGKANSALKANPKLVVLTLDYVPAGEKLEISKAYDFSRSLGFIPYVSTPALNEVFIHESGE, from the coding sequence GTGATTACTTTTTCTCTTTTCGGCAGGACTTTCGCCTTCGGTAAGAGTAATGATGTCGAATCGTGGGCCTGTTATTACGGAAGTGAGGACCGGACGGATGAACTGTCCGGTTTTGATCTACTTGTCGCTGATCCCGGAGGGCAGGACCCGACACCCTTGCGCGCAAAAGGAGTAAAGGTACTGACCTATATAAGTCTTGGTGAGGTCGCGGCGAAAGGTCCTTATTACGAGGAGGCCAAGCACCTTAATTTGCTTGTAAGGTATAATGAAAATTGGGATTCATGGGTGGTGGATGTGCGCCGTCCGGAATGGAGCGAATTGCTTTTTGCTCGAATTATCCCCGATGCCCTCTCGTCCGGATATGACGGGCTTTTTTTTGATACCCTTGATTCCCCCATTGATATGCAGCGGCGTGACCCCGATACCTACAAGGGGACTGAGCGTTCTTGCGTTGCTTTGGTCCGTGCTATCAGGGAAAAATTCCCCAAAATGCTTCTTTGTCAGAACAGGGGATTTGAAATTGTGCGGCGGACAGCTCCGTATATCAATTACTTGTTGATTGAGGGGTTGAGCAGCTCCATGGACTTGGAAACTTCTACTCGTAAAGATGTTTCGGAAGCGGACCGTAGTTTTCTAGTAGGCAAGGCGAATTCTGCTTTGAAAGCTAATCCCAAACTGGTGGTACTGACCCTTGATTATGTTCCTGCTGGAGAGAAACTGGAAATTAGCAAAGCTTACGATTTCTCTCGTAGTCTTGGCTTTATCCCTTATGTCAGCACTCCGGCCTTAAATGAGGTGTTTATTCATGAGTCTGGTGAATAG
- a CDS encoding GNA1162 family protein gives MKRSFFTTLIFVLFLAGCSGTYMKDYVQPNGVASEARHVAVLPLVNLTNTPNAGRMVGDLLTTEIYASTKFDLMESTEMFKRIKGDEDDLEFVMEDVVAQKLGSKLGVDTVIYGSVTEYQYKRGVNQSPSVGINLRMIDVSSGNVLWASSSSKSGGCFFGCTESLNSVAQETLSEMIEAMSSVSAQ, from the coding sequence GTGAAAAGGAGTTTTTTCACTACTTTGATTTTTGTTCTCTTTCTTGCCGGATGTTCCGGTACCTACATGAAAGATTATGTCCAGCCCAACGGGGTGGCCAGTGAAGCACGTCATGTTGCTGTATTACCGCTGGTGAACTTAACGAACACACCCAATGCCGGACGTATGGTCGGAGATTTGCTGACTACCGAAATTTATGCTTCCACCAAATTCGATCTCATGGAATCCACTGAAATGTTCAAGCGTATCAAAGGAGATGAGGACGATCTGGAATTTGTGATGGAAGACGTCGTTGCCCAGAAATTAGGCAGCAAGCTTGGAGTGGATACTGTCATTTATGGTTCTGTTACCGAGTACCAGTATAAGCGCGGAGTTAACCAGAGTCCCTCTGTGGGGATTAATCTGCGCATGATCGATGTTTCTTCCGGTAATGTTCTTTGGGCTTCATCTTCTTCCAAGAGTGGGGGGTGCTTTTTCGGATGTACGGAATCCCTGAACAGTGTAGCGCAGGAAACCCTTTCAGAAATGATAGAAGCAATGTCTTCCGTTTCTGCTCAATAA